A genomic region of Noviherbaspirillum sp. L7-7A contains the following coding sequences:
- a CDS encoding DUF2288 domain-containing protein has translation MNHEKDDELRRRLNSETSKLRWTELQRHYAGGNVVAVDTSLDLIEVAVGIAQDDTESVKKWMADGRLARLGDIQAAAWLQADVELWAVVVKPWVLVQRVDRLEGRRGLH, from the coding sequence ATGAACCATGAAAAGGATGACGAGCTGCGCCGCCGGCTCAACAGCGAAACCTCGAAGCTGCGCTGGACCGAACTGCAGCGCCACTACGCCGGCGGCAACGTGGTCGCGGTGGACACGAGCCTGGACCTGATCGAGGTCGCGGTCGGCATCGCGCAGGACGACACCGAATCGGTGAAGAAATGGATGGCCGACGGCCGCCTGGCCAGGCTGGGCGACATCCAGGCCGCGGCCTGGCTGCAGGCCGATGTGGAACTGTGGGCAGTGGTGGTCAAGCCCTGGGTGCTGGTGCAGCGGGTGGACAGGTTGGAGGGGCGCCGCGGGCTGCATTGA